A segment of the Marmota flaviventris isolate mMarFla1 chromosome 2, mMarFla1.hap1, whole genome shotgun sequence genome:
AATCTACTGACAAGTGAAGGTCCCAAATGGGTCTACTGTGCTTGCGGTTCTTTCACTGCAACTGGCACCCATGTGTGAGACACCTCTCTTGTATGAGCTCCCTCTCAGATTTTGAGCTCTCTGGAGCATTTTCTTAACTAGGCTATCTGTAATCAGATTggattcaataaataaatagactggGCCCAATTACATGTAGATAACCAATTAATCTGATACAAttattacacattatatatacatgtactgaaacatCACACTGTGTACCCTATAATATGTACAATTagtatatgtcaattaaaaattggaaaaaaaataattgccttGGTCAAAGGTATTAACATTGGGTATGATGACAATCAGGTCCACCTCCATTTGAAAAcactaatattttatgaaatagttaTTGAAAGACTTATGCCCCTAATAATAGTATCACATATGTAGATATGAGACCCTAGTAcaagttttttttcatatttttattggtgcattctgATTACACATACTGGTgagattcatttttacatattcattcatgcCAGTAATACAAATTTTTGATGCATTATGCCAAAGTATGTTTTCAAAGTATATttcaggtaaaaaagaaaaaagcattttgtgaccccccccacccccacttaaTGACAATCAGACCTGTCATGATTTAGAAGCTAGAGATGGGGTCTTTTAGAAAAAATATCCCCAAAAAACTGCCCTTAAATTCGATGGGAAAGTGCCATATCAAGTTCTTCTCACACCTCACTGCAGCAATGCTTCAGGGCCTCAAGCCCTGAGTCTTCATCTCCCAACTCAAGATGACCTTTCAGACCCTTGGGCTATGCATATTCATAGTCCAGGGCCTCTAGGTCATACTGAACctgagagatttctttttttttcctccagaaacaTTCTTTACACACTGTAACAAATTTTACTGATGTTTTAAGTTAAAACTTCTTGTTGGATTTGTGCATCTGGCCTTGTTTATAGTTACACTTTTAAACTCACATATCGATACTTTTTGCTTAAATCTAACAATAGGCAAGACCTACATTGAGGCTGTTGTCATTAAATTTTTTCCAAAAACTGAGTAAGACCAAAGTATCATTTGATAGTACACAGAAGCATTCATAACCCAAATCTACACGCTGTAGTAGCCTTTAACCATGCAATGATTCAATCCTGGAATTTTGGATAAAACACATGAATCCTTTTCTGGCAACCCCAGACACAGAAGACATCTCACAGAGTACTGTCTATTGTGTTCTCCAGAATGTACCTGGGAAATAAGAAGTCAATATGCACACCCGATGCCCAGGGAGGTGACAGTTATTTTGCCTCTGACTCTTTGCTTCTTCATGCGTGAGCCCTGACATAGCAGCTTCTTTAGGTGCGCCTTAGTTGTATCATGTGGAACCAGTTTAGGGGCCCAAGGTGACAGGAGGTGCCTCCCCAGAGAGTTTGCAAAGCTGCCCCGATGAAGCCAATTCCACCAACATCCCTAATATCTCCACAGACAAGTATAGTCGGAGAGCTTCTAAAATACCAACTTTAATATTCTTTGTGATAAAAATGGACAATGAAGAACTTTTGAATGGCTAAATATAAACCCTCATAAGTTGGAAAATATGAAGAACACATGAGCATTGAGTTTCTCAGCACCTGAAGAGCCATGTGGAGGAAACACTGAGATCCTTGGAAGATGGAGCAGCCCCTGATCAAGCCTCTAGGTGGGTTTCAATTAGGGCAACTCTTCGGAGCAGGTCTTGTTCAGGAGGACAAACTCTGTTTTCCAAGGCTTGTTGCTGATGGTGAAGAAGCAGATAAAGGTCTGAGGAAACAATTAGAAAGGACAGTAagtgaataaaactgaaaaatcttgTGGCTCCTACCAGAACAGGGTCTACCTCAACCTTGCACATTCCCAGGGCCATCAACTGTGGGATCCTCAAATGTGATCCCATCAGCCTAAATCTTGGGCTGTTGCTTAACCATGAACTAATTAATCTAGGGCTGCTCCTGACCCAGGTGCACCTATGTCAGTTATCTCATTCCACTTAGTTAACTCCAGAGAAAACCCAGGCTGTCCTGTGTGATCCAAGGTCCTGAGAGAAGCTTTGTTCCATAGTGATCTGCTCTCAGATTTAGGTTATTAGTTAAAGTTTTAGTTAACTCCCTACTTATCTAATTATATTAGAAAATCTAATTATCTAATCCTGGGTGGAGTTGTTCCCTTGTACATCTCACCCAGAGCAGGTGCTACAGCTCAGCATGTAGGTCCCTCCTCAGTCTCTACTCTCAGGCTTTGAGGCAGTGTCTGTACATTTAAACAAAGCAGATGTTGGAGCCCCACCGGCTCCTTCTCTTGAAAGCAGAGGAGAGAAAGGCAAGGGACATCATCTACCCTCGCCAAGGACACTAGGGGGTGTGAGTAGACTGCCATGTGTCCCAGGCAGCAGGAAGCTATAATGGCATGAGTGGCAAGAGCTGTGAAGTCTGTTTGGCCAAGGTTCTCCATGTGGACCCCTGGGTTGCCTGCCTGGTGGGCTCCTCGCTAAGGCTCAGGCAGAGTGGCCTGATGGAGCCTGTTTTTAGCTCACTCTTGTGGGCCCAAGAATGGCTTCATGAGCTGTTCCTACACTCCACTCCATGCCCAAGTAGCACCTATATCTGTGAAAACAAAGGAGGCTTATGTCCTCTCTTACATTGTTCAGTTTCAAACTGTCTTGAAAGGGGCAGTTTTCAATGTCATCTTCTAATTTTCCACACTTCGTCCGGCGCAACTTCAGTTTCATGGAAAACGCCATCACAATCTTGTAGCTCGGCTTGGCCCTGATATCAGCTGGCTGGAAGTGAAAGCCAGTAAGATGATCTCTAGTTTGCATAATTGAGATCAAAAAGCAGGTGGACCTGGTGGAGGCCCCAGGAAGATGTAGGCTGAGTCATAATCATTAATACGTCACAAATCTCCAGCCCCCACATGCCCACTGTACCACAGTGAGACTTCAACTTCACTCTCAGGAGGAATTTGAACCTACAACTGCATGGACCAACTACACTGCAGAGTGATGTCTCTCAAAATGTGAAGAATAGTCTCTGACCCAAGAGAAGGAGACTTAACATATGAAATGTTATCAATGCTTTCATCTGAGctacagcaagaaaaaaatgttatacagTGCTACCACTACATCTGAACACTCAAAATTGGAACACTGCCAACATCCATTCCTATTACAAAGTGCACTCTGAAATTTTACTTCCACTTCTGCCTACTCATTTCTACTTCATTTCGTTCCTCAGCATCCCACATCATCCATTTTCCCAAATCACCAAACTAAACCTGCTCTTGTCAAAACCAATGATCTCACATGTCAGGCTCCCACCTGGAACATCACTGGCCAGCAGACCAGCCAGGGTGTTACACACAAGCTGCCACAGGAGCTTCAGCTCTTTGTGGATTTGGGGTCCCATTGctcttatttgggggctcatggtgcGAAAGGAGGAAAAGCAATGCCCATGCTCCCTCAAGACCAGAAGTGCTTCATTAGGAGATGAACAGTGCATTCCTGATGATGTTCCATAGCACTTATATTAAAAGTAGTACATTTCAGGAATAAGAAGAATGACCAGAAGAATTTTTCTGGAGACGTCAATGTGCTGTCAGATAGAGACACACTCAGGAGGCCGGTGCAGGTAGAAATCGGAGTAGAGAAGCTGAATTCACAGTAGTTCTTGAGCCTGACAGTGGATCAAATTGCTCCTTAAATCATCAGTTTCCTTTACCTTCCCTTTACTCACTCTCTGCCTCTTCTTTTCTAAGCATCCCCATTTGTcacataaaatgacaaaatttgaattttttttttactttatcacaATGATGTATTCTTTATGGTTCTTTTGCTTATTCTCTGCTATATTTCCTAAGGTGTCCTCATTTGGAAATTGTTCATAAGTTAAATAATATCGTAAGGaagaagactaaataatatttaaactatTCAGTGGAAATagacactattttaaaatgtcaacttaaatatttcataaaaatggaaactGACTTGTATTTTACCTGAATATGGACTAGTAGTATAGGTTACATTTTACCCAGGTATGGATTAGTATGGTGACCCAAGACCACCCACTGATAAGAACCCTCTCACCCCAGGTTCCTCACAGATAAGCAGGTGCAGGAGGGCAGAGCAATAGAGGATGTGTCACCAACCTTATTTATCCAGGATTTAAGTACACGCACCAGCCTATAGGCATACTCATCCTTGCTCTCCTGGTTGAATGAGTGCACAGCAAACTCCACGGTGGCAGGAAAGTTATTTTCTGTGTTCCTTGTGTATTCTATTATGGCCCTTGAGACAGGGGTCACCAGGAACAGCAATCCAAATAAAAATAGCTTCATGGTCCAGGGCAGAGACCTCCACCCAGATGAACATGGCATGGTGCAGGCGCTGGGCACCCCTGCCACAACCCTTCCCAATTCTTGCTCTAAGAAAATCTTACTGGACACAGGTATAGCCCTTATATTCATCTCCTGAGGCACAAACTCCTCCTTCTGGGGACTCCTCTCTGCCATTACAGTCTTACTGTTCCTTCCCACGTGTTGTCTACCCTCCTACAGCCAACATTGTTCAATTCACCTCCTGTCCATCCAGGAGGGAGAGAACCCTGGCAGGGTGGTTTAAGGAGGATGAACAAGGTGATGCAGAATTTCCTGAATCAAATCCCCGCCACACCTGCCACCTACTGCCTCAATGAAGTAGAGGGACTTTGATTGGAATGCCTCCAGAATTAGATGTTGAAATAGGGAGATAAGCTCAAATCATTAGCAGAAGaccaaagaacaaaaagaatgagAAGGAGCACCAAGTGTGGTTGGGGAAGAGAAGTCACAGCAGCAAGGTCTCCTGGGACATGCTCCAAACCTGCCTGAGGATGCCCGGCCTGAGACCTGAAGGGTCAACTGAGAGTAACAAGATCTCTCTAGCATCACCTCCCTGTTGCGTTGGAGCTTTGGTTCTGCTCAGCTGGCAGAGCAGCTTCCTCATGCAGAGACAGAAAGATGAGCAGGAATTGGCACTGGATTCAACAAGCATATGTATGGGTTTTGGCAAGGCTAAGGGTGGTCCTAGTAACCCACACTGCTGGGAGAAAGAGATGGAACTAGAGACAGAGACAATGCCATGCATTTAGCACCAGGTCACTTTCTTCTGAGCACACCTGAACACAGGTATAGCCTTGTAGTGAGTTCTCATAATGTTATGTTGCTTCAGCATCTATTTGTAAATATGTTTAACTTTCTTAAATCAGATGGGAGCTCAGAAACTGTCACATAGTTCCTAGGACTCTATCTCATCAGAATGACTGTAGCCTGTGGCCAGAGACAGAACTTACAGGCTCTCTCTTTCCTAGCAAGCTGTCCTCTGCACATATTCACCATTTTCTTTAAAGGGACTGCTCAACATTTGCCCTGAACATAAACTTACCTCCTCTTAGTCACAGGTTAACTCTGAGAAAAAATGCATGTCTGTCTTAATCCCACCAATTAGAGCTCTGCCGAGGGCATAGAGCTCCCCTGAGGGAAAGGCCCAGGCAATTCTCTCTATCTTTCTCCATTTGTTCTCTGACCTCCATGTGTCCTTCAGGCATCCTGTCCACCCCCATTGTCTGTAAGTCCTAAGATCTCCTAAACTTTCACATTGTGGCTATATCATTGAGGCCAGACTCTGAGGGTGAGATCATTCCCCTAGGAAACCCATGTAGATGGAGCTCCTTATTGTGTTCTGTCTGGGCCATTCAAAACAATGGGCATCATAGACAGCATGACAGACCAGGCTTAGACATAGTCTCTGTGTCTTTCTGCTGCCAATGCTTTCTCACTTCCAAAAGCACAATGAATCTTGGTCTGGGTTGGCATTACTGCTTGCTGCTACAGGGTCATGCTGAGGGGTACTGCTGTTGTTGATGTTGCCTTGGAGAAGAAATTCTTAAAGGCTTTCTGAGTTGTGGGATCCCCTGCAGTCATAGGACATCAGATCTTAGAAGAAGAAGGAAGTTTCTCCATGCAGCCTTTACTGCCTTCCTGGTCTCTAAGCAACTGGCCACTATTCTTGGTCTTGTTGGTCTTTGAATCAGGTGTGGGGTTGTGGCAATCTGGGTTCTCAGATCAGTGGTCAGGACAATATAGGTTCTGAATGATGAAGTCCTGGTGATGAGGTCAAGATGGTGAAActattcttccttcttctcaCAGATGATAGAGACGCAAGAGTGTTAGTCAGCATTCCACCACTGTGACACATTACCTGACAAAATCAACTTAgatgaggaaaggtttattttgattcacagcTTTGGAAGTTTCCATCCATGGCTGGTTGGACTATTGCATTGGACCTGTGCCAAGAAGCACATCATGGCAAGAAGCGTGTGGTGGAGCAAAGATGCTCACCTCATGATGGGTGAGAAGCAAAAGAGACAAAAGAGGCctagggtcccaatatccccttcaagggcacatcccaaatgacctaacttctttccaTGGGACCTACCTCTTACAcattccaccacctcctaatagaGGTACAGACTGGTGTCCAGGTCTTCAACAAATGGGCATTTAGGAAACACTTTAGATCTATACCAGAGCACACAGTCTACCTACCAAGCTCCAGGGAAGCAGTGATTCCAAGTTGGTAACAATCATGGATGACCAGGCTTGGACTTCACTGTGGGGGTGAAGTGGAGCTGGGTTGCAAGGCTCaaattacctaaacctaacccattacTTGAGGAGGGTGGGTAACTCCATCTGAGTTCTAGGATGTCTCCAAAGAGTAGGTGCTGCTGGAGCAGGCAACTCTTCTGttgctgcatttcttttttttttttaaatatttatttatttaagttttcggcggacacaacatctttgtatgtggtgctgaggatcaaacccgggccgcacgcatgccaggcgagcttgctaCCTTTATAGTGCTGTCCTTTCTCTCCCTTGACCCTGCAGAGGTCTACTAGGGTTCCCTGGGACAGGAGGTACCTGCCTCCTATTGTTTGCTAATAACAATTTGGAAGGTCAAAACAACAGGTGACTACTAGATACCACTCGTAGGTAAAGatcaaaagacagaaagaaaatggaaaaaataccaTCAATCTGGAATTAGAAGATggtctaaaatttccatttgaaatGGAAAACAGGAAATATCATCTTGCATGGGGACCAACCCAGGCAGAGGCTACCACTCAGGGTGACTGTGTCCCTACTTCTCTTATTAACCAGAGACAGAAACTGAGAAACTCCTCAGCTACAGGTGATTAAGAgcctaaaacaaaagaaaatggaaaagaaaaaggaaatgaagaaaaagagactgTCCTAAGgaattattttagagagagagtaGAAATTTATATCTTGAAGTACCAGAGAAGTGCCATGTCTAGCAAACTTAATGCTAGAACCACATTACTTATCACTCTATAAACAAACCCCAACATAAGAGGAAGATAAAGGCAATTGAACAAatattataagtatttttaatataactgTGTTAACTAAACAAATTGTGTGTCTGCTATATTTTTCCATAATTAGattcaaagagaaatgaaaaatttatatctaaaaagCATACTAGTTAGCTTCTGTGTTTCTACAACACAATCTAATTAAACATTGATATTTGTAAAAGATACATTAATTGGCAAAAATTTATGGGCTTAGCTCTAATTATAATTATATCTGGGATACCACTACATTTAAACATCATTTTCCCTACAGTAATCTTGAGAAAATcaataaacagaaaacagaaaaaatgagtATGCCTCATCTGTAGCCTTTCCTATATGTTCCATAGTCTTATTCTCTTTGCTGTAAAATATTCTGTTATACATCATATGTGATGCCATGTTCCTGCTTTCTATCCCTCAGTCAGGCTGTCCCTAATAAAAATGGGGTCAAAGAAACAATACACATGACCAAATTTATTCCTTCACCTACCAAACCTGGGTAGGTATGTGAGCCATCTCTGAAGATTAGAGATCACATAAACCATGAGAGGACTGGTGGTTGTCTCTGGGTCTCATTGTGTATATCAGATGCCCTGGGATGTCACAGACATTGTGCTTTTGGTCTAATGGGTCCTTGGCCATGATCCCCCACTTAAGTTCAGATCCACCTTAGTTCTACCATCTGTGGCTTCTCAGGAGACCCAGAGTTGGAGAGGATTCCACCAAACCCAATTCTATTGCACTGCCTCCATCAACTTCCCCATGAATCACAGAAcacaaaacttctagaaattCCAAAGTTTAATGAGCTATTCTATGTGATAAAACTGGAGCAGTGTGCATTTCCCTGGACAATATCCACATGCCCACTTGTGAAACTTCAAAAGAAGAACACTCAAGCATTCAGATGCTCAGCCACTGTAGAGTCATCTTGAGGAAGCACTGGTATcattgaaaggaaagaaacatgtGGACAGGCCTGTGGCCGGTCCCAGTCAGAGGAGTCACTCTGAGCACAAATTTTTCAGGAGTCTGAAATCTGTAGTCCCAGGATGGGCACGGACAGTGAAGATGCAGATGAAAGTCGAGGGAACAAGAAGAGAAAGATTCTGGGAGTGGAGGAGCCTCAGAAAGTTTGTGGTGAATATTCTGAACACAAGATCCATCTCAATCTTACCCCTTCTGGATGACAGCAGATGGGTAAAGGGGACATTGACTCTGATATCTCACCACCCTTCCTGAGCCCTGGGAGGATCCTGACATATACCTTGATCTGAGACTTCATCCTAAGCCAAAGGAACTTGCATTAATTCCCCTCCCCAGAGACCTCCAGAGGAACTCTCAGGATTTTCCCATGTGCTTCAAGACCCTAAAAGTTCAGATAGGATGTTTCATCTTAGTGTGAGCAGTTCCCACATATATGCTATTAGATAATCTATCAATTAATCCTCTCATAAAGGTCTACTTACCTTAAGTGAGGTTGTCACCAGAGATGAACTTCATTTCATCCTGTGCCCCAGAGCAGGTGCTGCATGCAGCACAGCAGGGACCAGGGAATGATGGGGAGGGAGGGCACTGGGGTACCTTTTCACCCTCCAACTCCTCAGGCCCCATGGCGGTGCCAGGTGATGTGAAATCCACACATTCAAATCCACACACTCAGGCAAAGGTGAAGTTGGAGGTCTAACAACCTCTTCTTGAAGGCAGGGGAGTAGAGAGATGAAGACAGGCAAGAACACTATTCAGGCCCAGGAAACAATGACTTAGGGTGACATAAACAGTCTGAAGGCCATGTATTTCAGGCAACAGTCAGCTCTAATGATGTGAGTGGCCAGAATTGGGAACTCAGCTTGGCCAGAGCTCTGC
Coding sequences within it:
- the LOC114107779 gene encoding cystatin-9-like → MKLFLFGLLFLVTPVSRAIIEYTRNTENNFPATVEFAVHSFNQESKDEYAYRLVRVLKSWINKPSYKIVMAFSMKLKLRRTKCGKLEDDIENCPFQDSLKLNNTFICFFTISNKPWKTEFVLLNKTCSEELP